In Patescibacteria group bacterium, the sequence TCATGGGCATACTTGACTGGAAAGCCATGCGAAATGTGTGCCCTCCAAGGAGTTTCCAGTCAGCCAGTCTTTAAGCCATTCCAGAACCATTTTGATCTAGAGAATCAGCTTGCTAGAGAATTTGGGATTAACTGGTTGTTCGATGTGAGTAATCAATTTATTCCAGTTACTGGTAAAAATCAGGCTGATTGGCTGCGAGGCTATTTGATTGCCAAAAATCAGTATAGCGAGGTTGACATCAATAAGTATGTTTATCTCACTGCAGCATCATTCAGCTCAGAAACCGCTCCTCTTCTACGGGAAGCAGGGATCAGGATTGCTTACGTGGGGTTTGATGGTTGGGAACGTGGAACGCGGACAGCGTTGCATAAACCAAATATTAATCCCATGAAGGTGCTGCAACTCTGCCGAGAGAACGATATCTATGTTCGCACATCATTTGTCATTGGAGCCGGTCTGACTGATTCCAATCTAAATAAGCTTCCTAAGCTTGTTGACAATATGATGGCGGGTTATGGAGATGTTGTTCTTTCCTGCGGGAGTTTTTTGCAGATCATCATTCCCGGCTCTCCGGCCTGGGCGTTTCTACAGAAAGAAGCTCTAGAACAAGAATGGGGAGATGTTAACGACATCTATCATTTCTTTATCACAAACGGATTTTTAACTTGGGAGCAAGAAGAGCAACTGACTAAAGCGTATATCCAGAGAGTACAAAATCTGGATTATGACAAAGTAGTGGCAGTCAGAAATTACGTCAAAGCGCTAGTAGATTCTGAAACCATCGCCATCACTATCCGTGATGGTGGCACATTGTTAAGTTAATATAACCCCGAGGTCCGCCTCGGGGTTAACCATATATAGAGACTTTTTGGCGGATAGCCGTTGATATAATTGACAAAGCATTCCTTGCTTTGTCATCCTGGCTTCGTCCCTGCCTACCGGCAAGGCAGGCAGGATCGTATAATTAATGTATGGCGATGGGGAGGGTATACACTATTTTGGCGTGTATCGGGTTTTTGGTGGGGGTAGCTGTCGGGAGTTGGTGGATGCTGCCGAATTGGGGCTTAGCGCTTTATTGCGGGGTCGGACTAGTGGCAATTAGTCTAATTTTTTATAAATATAGACGCTGGCTGGGGCCAGTTGTTTGGTTTTTACTGCTAGCTCTAGTAGGAAACTGGCGTTTAGGGACTGCCCAGGTTATTTCAGCCACAGATATTAGTTATTATGCGGGACAAGTAGTTACCTTGCAGGGAATAATTATGGACGATCCTCAAGTGTCAGTCGATGAGACCAAGTTTAATGTGCGAGTTAAATCGTTAGAAGGAGCGTCTAGCGTGTCCGGAAAGATATTGGTTAAAGCGCAACATTATCCAACTTATCAATACGGCAACCTAATCTCTTTAACCGGGCAGTTAAGCTTGCCCTCGGCCAATACCACTGATAGTTATGTTAAATATCTCGCCAAATCCGGCGTTTATGTAATCTGCAGTTATCCGGAAATTACCGTAGTGCAAGATTTCGCTGGCAATAAAATATGGCGCTGGCTATATCAGGTTAAACATTATTTTTTACAGACGACTAATCAGATAATGCCGGAACCGACTGCTGGTCTTTTGGCTGGCTTACTGCTGGGTATCAGTGCAGCTTTACCTAAAAACTTATTGGAAAGTTTTAATACTACCGGCTTAACTCATATCATTGCCCTATCAGGTTTTAATATCAGCATTGTAGCTGGTGCGATTCTTAAATTATTGGGTTGGTTGCCGTTAAATTTCCGATTGATTACGGCCATGGTAGCAGTGTGGCTGTTTGTGTTGCTGACCGGAGCGGCTCCCTCGGCTGTGCGCGCAGCGCTGATGGGTATGTTGATCCTGCTGGCTAGTTTATTGGGGAGGTGGGCGGATGTGGCGGTGTCTTTGTGTCTTACGGCAGTGGCAATGGTAGCAATTAATCCCAAAATATTAGCTGACGATATTGGTTTTCAGTTATCATTTTTAGCCACCGTTGGTATTATTTATCTAAGTCCGGTTTTAGAGAATTGGCTACGGCGTTGGCCGCATTATTTGGGCGGCTTGTTGAGCGCGACTTTATCAGCCTTAGTCTTGGTGACACCAATTTTGATGATAAACTTTGGTCGCATCTCGTTGGTTGCGCCGTTGACTAATATATTAGTGGTGCCTTTGGTACCTCTCGCGATGTTGCTGGGGTTTTGGGCAGTTATCGGCGGCATGGTGCAGACTGATTTAGGATTGGTGTTGGGTTGGCTGGCATGGGTACCTCTAAAACTAGTGGCGGTTTTGGCAGAATACTTTCGCACTCTGCCGGGAGCTAGTCTGGAAATAACAGTTTCCGGCGGCTGGTGGGTAGCTGTTTATTATTTAATACTGATTATAGGTTTAATCATTTATTATGGTCAGAAAAAATCAGTTCCACTTAGGGCTGTTAGCCATCCTGATCCTCACTAACTATTTTGTTTGGGTGGCTGTGGGCGAAGCTGCTGCCCATAGTTTGCGGGTCTACTTTTTGAATGTTGGCCAGGGCGATGCTATTTTATTGCGCACTCCCACCGGCGAGGATATTTTAATTGACGGCGGACCCGATGACAGTGTTTTAGCGGAGTTGGGCAAGATCTTGCCCGTGTGGGATACCACGCTAGACTTGGTGGTGGCAACTCATACCGATGCCGATCACATTACCGGCTTAGTTAGTGTTTTAAAGCGCTACCAAATCAAAGAAGTGCTAACACCACCACCCGGTAGATCCACTAGTATCAGTGCGGCCTGGCAACAGGCGATCATGCAAGGGCCAATAATCAATTATGTTGATGCAGCGGATGATTATCAGTGGGGAGATGTGAGTTGGGATACGCTACTGCCGCTGTCCAGTATCGATATAGTTAGTACGGACACTAATAATACTTCCATTGTGGCTAAACTCACCTATGAAAGTAATAGTTTGCTACTGACTGGCGATATGGAAGCGCCCGCAGAAAGCTTGTTTATGCAGATTTATCCCGCTCTGTCAGCTGAAATATTAAAAGTGGCTCATCATGGCAGTAAAAATTCATCCAACACCTTGTGGTTACAGATGATTAATCCAGAAATAGCAGTAATCTCGGTAGGTAAAAATTCTTATGGCCATCCCAGTCCGGATACGCTAGGGCGATTGCAGGCAGTGGGGGCAGATATCTATCGGACGGATCAGAATGGTACAATTGAGATGATTTTTACAGATAACGGTTACTCCGTTAAAGCCAATGGACAGAAAAAATTTTATCAAAACTGAAGAAGATTTTACCTGCGAAAATTGCGGGTATCAGGTTAAGGGCAGTGGTTTTACCAACCATTGTCCTAAATGCTTATATAGTAAACACGTGGACAATGTGCCGGGTGATCGGTTGAATGCTTGTGGTGGCTTGATGGCACCGA encodes:
- a CDS encoding ComEC/Rec2 family competence protein, which codes for MAMGRVYTILACIGFLVGVAVGSWWMLPNWGLALYCGVGLVAISLIFYKYRRWLGPVVWFLLLALVGNWRLGTAQVISATDISYYAGQVVTLQGIIMDDPQVSVDETKFNVRVKSLEGASSVSGKILVKAQHYPTYQYGNLISLTGQLSLPSANTTDSYVKYLAKSGVYVICSYPEITVVQDFAGNKIWRWLYQVKHYFLQTTNQIMPEPTAGLLAGLLLGISAALPKNLLESFNTTGLTHIIALSGFNISIVAGAILKLLGWLPLNFRLITAMVAVWLFVLLTGAAPSAVRAALMGMLILLASLLGRWADVAVSLCLTAVAMVAINPKILADDIGFQLSFLATVGIIYLSPVLENWLRRWPHYLGGLLSATLSALVLVTPILMINFGRISLVAPLTNILVVPLVPLAMLLGFWAVIGGMVQTDLGLVLGWLAWVPLKLVAVLAEYFRTLPGASLEITVSGGWWVAVYYLILIIGLIIYYGQKKSVPLRAVSHPDPH
- a CDS encoding ComEC/Rec2 family competence protein, whose amino-acid sequence is MVRKNQFHLGLLAILILTNYFVWVAVGEAAAHSLRVYFLNVGQGDAILLRTPTGEDILIDGGPDDSVLAELGKILPVWDTTLDLVVATHTDADHITGLVSVLKRYQIKEVLTPPPGRSTSISAAWQQAIMQGPIINYVDAADDYQWGDVSWDTLLPLSSIDIVSTDTNNTSIVAKLTYESNSLLLTGDMEAPAESLFMQIYPALSAEILKVAHHGSKNSSNTLWLQMINPEIAVISVGKNSYGHPSPDTLGRLQAVGADIYRTDQNGTIEMIFTDNGYSVKANGQKKFYQN
- a CDS encoding RNHCP domain-containing protein is translated as MDRKNFIKTEEDFTCENCGYQVKGSGFTNHCPKCLYSKHVDNVPGDRLNACGGLMAPTRAELKSGDYDIIHKCLKCGALKTNKMSADDDFDQIIKLSTSFLV